The genomic segment GATGAAGCCTGAGGATATTGGCGTGGAGTTGACGGAAGGTTTCATGATGGAGCCGGAAGCATCGGTATCTGCAATGGTATTTTCCCATCCGGAAGCGCAATATTTTAATGTTGAGAAGGTTGAACGTTAGGAGCATATATAGCAGCATGAATAGCAGGGAGAGCCTCCGCAAAATCGTTTTTAACGATTGGCGGAGGCTTTATCCTATTTTTGAACAGGAGGCGGTAGGTGCATGGAAATTTGGTTTCTTGGAACAGGTGCGGGACGGCCGTCGAAAGAACGCAATGTGACGTCGATTGCGCTGCGGCTGCCAGAGCCGGACGGCGGGCTATGGATGTTCGATGCGGGCGAAGGCACTCAGCATCAAATGATGCGATCCCCGCTGAAAATGGGCAAGCTTAATGCTCTATTCATTACGCATCTGCATGGTGATCATACCTTTGGCATTCCAGGTCTGCTTAGCACAAGGTCTTATTCCGGCGGCAAAGGTCCGCTCCATTTGTTTGGTCCTGTAGGCGTTGAAGAGATGGTGCGAACTGCCCTGCGGCTAAGCGGAACCCATATTGATTATGAATTGATCATAACCGAAATCCAAGGGGATGGCGTTATTCATGAGGATGAGCGATTCGTTGTGGAAGCGTGGTCATTGGATCATCGGCTGCCCTGTTATGGCTACCGTCTGCTGGAGCGCGATTGTCCGGGCAAGCTTAATACAGAGCGTTTGAAAGCGCTAGGTGTTCCGTCAGGACCGCTATACGGCAAGCTTAAGCAGGGCGAGGATGTGCAGCTGCCGGATGGCACGACGGTGCGTGCTGCTGAAGTAGCCGGAGCTCCATTAAAAGGAAGAATCATTGCAATTGCTGGCGACACCAGCCCATGTGCCAACATAGCCCGGCTTGCCGAAAATGCAGATTTGCTCGTTCACGAAGCGACGTTTGCTGCAGGACAGGAAGAGAAAGCGCATGAATATGGGCATTCGACGACGATTGAAGCGGCGCAGGCTGCTAAGGATGCAGGCGTGCAGCAGCTGATTATGACGCATTTCAGCTCGCGTTTTCTGCTTGAGGATATGCCGATGCTGAAGGAAGAGGCCCAGCGTATTTTTCCGCAATCCGAAGCGGCCTATGATCTGTTCCATGCCAAAATAGCAAGGCGCAGCGACTGTTAGTCTTGGTACACTTCCGTCCAGCCTGCTACACCCTAAGTCCCCCTTACGAAATCAACATATGCTGAAAATAATGCGTTGACATTCCCCCCGTATGATGGCTGTGAACAGCAGTATACACATCGGGAGGCTGATACGTGATGGATACAGCAAGCCATTTATTGTTCGGCGCAACACTTGGGGGACTCGCGATGCTCGACCCTGCGCTCGCTGCGCAGCCAGCCGCAATGCTTGCCGTATGGACAGCAACGCTGCTCGGCAGCCATGCGCCTGATTTTGATACGGTGATGCGCTTTAAAGGGCAAGCGGCCTATGTGCGCCATCATCGCGGCATTACGCATTCACTGCCTGCGCCTGCCATTTGGTCGCTGCTGGGCTTGCCGATTGCGTGGCTTTATGGTGTGCCCGAGCTTGCCTGGCAAGTTGTAGGCTGGATGTTCGTTGCGGTCTGTTTTCATGTATTGCTGGACCTGTTCAATTCCTTTGGCGTGCAATGCGCCAGACCTGTTTCGCAGAAATGGCTGCATTTAGATACGTTATGCTTATTTGATCCGTATTTGTTTGTTTTGCATGCATCTGGCTGTATCCTTTGGGCGTCAGGCCTAGCCGAGCCAGGCCCGATGTTTGCTATCATTTACGCTATGACGGCTCTCTATATCGGATGGAGGCTGCGAGTAAGCCGAAAGGTGAAGCGGCTGCTGCGAGAAAGCTTCGGCCTCCGTACAGGCATAACGCTTGTACCGTCACTGCTTGGCTACAGCTGGCAGTTTACGGCAGACTGCGGCGACCATTATGCAGCGGGCACGGTTGCCGGAGGTTTGGTTACGATCGAGACGACCGTCAGCAAGCTGGATGACGCGGAGCTGGCTCCGGTTGTGCGTGCAGCGATGAACGAGGAAGGCGTGAAAGCACTATTGTCTTTTTCCGAGCGGGTTCATGTGAATGTGCAGGAAAAGCTCGATGGTTACGAAGTGACCTGGAGCGATGTGCGTTTTTGGAATAAGCAGCAAATGCCGTTCGGGGTAGCTGTGACGCTCGATGCGGATATGAAGGTGCTGAATCACCGGTTGGGATGGAACAAAAAAACGTGGGAGCCACCCCACGTTTAATCATAACTTTTGAAAAAGCAAGGGATA from the Paenibacillus sp. BIHB 4019 genome contains:
- the rnz gene encoding ribonuclease Z, which gives rise to MEIWFLGTGAGRPSKERNVTSIALRLPEPDGGLWMFDAGEGTQHQMMRSPLKMGKLNALFITHLHGDHTFGIPGLLSTRSYSGGKGPLHLFGPVGVEEMVRTALRLSGTHIDYELIITEIQGDGVIHEDERFVVEAWSLDHRLPCYGYRLLERDCPGKLNTERLKALGVPSGPLYGKLKQGEDVQLPDGTTVRAAEVAGAPLKGRIIAIAGDTSPCANIARLAENADLLVHEATFAAGQEEKAHEYGHSTTIEAAQAAKDAGVQQLIMTHFSSRFLLEDMPMLKEEAQRIFPQSEAAYDLFHAKIARRSDC
- a CDS encoding metal-dependent hydrolase, with the protein product MDTASHLLFGATLGGLAMLDPALAAQPAAMLAVWTATLLGSHAPDFDTVMRFKGQAAYVRHHRGITHSLPAPAIWSLLGLPIAWLYGVPELAWQVVGWMFVAVCFHVLLDLFNSFGVQCARPVSQKWLHLDTLCLFDPYLFVLHASGCILWASGLAEPGPMFAIIYAMTALYIGWRLRVSRKVKRLLRESFGLRTGITLVPSLLGYSWQFTADCGDHYAAGTVAGGLVTIETTVSKLDDAELAPVVRAAMNEEGVKALLSFSERVHVNVQEKLDGYEVTWSDVRFWNKQQMPFGVAVTLDADMKVLNHRLGWNKKTWEPPHV